One Frankia alni ACN14a DNA window includes the following coding sequences:
- a CDS encoding DUF4397 domain-containing protein, producing MTLVQGLPDMKADVTMDGQTLIKDLVAKQVAAPTPLVAGDHRVEIRPVGQAASAATPVATDVAVRPGTRLSVAVGLDAAGKPLARVYDDSTSKNWPANTSAIVVRDVAALTSGQIKIDGKYVGDVPSAGQVVHLFPPVSPEVAVNGVTCLITGKTKDGLPCVYVGPPVVGVPGVGTPGVGGVDVPCVTTDKTKDDLPCVGGVPGAGGVPGAGGVPGVGGVPGVGGVPCVTDKPVTDKPNGIPCVPGVGGVPGGGTPGGGVPGGGVPGGGTPGGGVPGGGTPGGGVPGGGTPGGGVPGGGVPGGGTPGGGVPGGGVPGGGTPGGGVPGGGVPGGGTPGGGVPGGGTPGGGVPGGGTPGGGTPGGGTPGGGTPGGGTPGSGGSHTVTVTDTTGKPLVPAQTVPTKPGSTTNLYIVGGPGSYSWLSHQAANSPTSVNAGNSGLAADDDHPPVLAIGALGLAVGSAGVLFGWQRRRAWLARRQG from the coding sequence GTGACGCTGGTTCAGGGGCTGCCGGATATGAAGGCGGACGTCACCATGGACGGGCAGACCCTCATCAAGGACCTCGTGGCCAAACAGGTGGCGGCGCCGACGCCGCTGGTCGCCGGGGACCATCGCGTCGAGATCCGGCCTGTCGGTCAGGCGGCGAGCGCGGCGACGCCGGTCGCGACCGACGTCGCCGTCCGCCCGGGCACCCGGCTCTCGGTCGCCGTGGGTCTCGACGCGGCGGGCAAGCCCCTTGCGCGGGTCTACGACGACAGCACCAGCAAGAACTGGCCGGCCAACACGTCGGCGATCGTCGTCCGCGACGTCGCGGCGCTGACGAGCGGCCAGATCAAGATCGACGGCAAGTACGTCGGCGACGTACCGAGCGCCGGTCAGGTCGTCCACCTCTTCCCTCCCGTCTCGCCCGAGGTCGCCGTCAACGGCGTCACCTGCCTCATCACCGGCAAGACCAAGGACGGCCTGCCCTGCGTCTACGTCGGTCCGCCCGTCGTCGGCGTACCGGGTGTCGGCACTCCGGGTGTCGGAGGCGTGGACGTGCCCTGCGTCACCACCGACAAGACGAAGGACGACCTCCCCTGCGTCGGCGGCGTGCCCGGAGCCGGGGGCGTGCCCGGAGCCGGCGGCGTGCCCGGAGTCGGCGGCGTGCCCGGAGTCGGCGGCGTGCCCTGCGTCACCGACAAGCCGGTCACCGACAAGCCCAACGGCATCCCCTGCGTGCCCGGTGTCGGCGGCGTTCCCGGCGGCGGCACGCCAGGCGGTGGCGTTCCCGGTGGCGGCGTTCCCGGTGGAGGCACCCCAGGCGGTGGCGTTCCCGGTGGCGGAACCCCAGGTGGCGGCGTTCCCGGCGGCGGCACGCCAGGCGGTGGCGTTCCCGGTGGCGGCGTTCCCGGCGGCGGCACCCCAGGTGGCGGCGTTCCCGGTGGCGGCGTTCCCGGCGGCGGCACCCCAGGTGGCGGCGTTCCCGGTGGCGGCGTTCCCGGCGGCGGCACCCCAGGTGGCGGCGTTCCCGGTGGCGGCACCCCAGGTGGCGGCGTTCCCGGCGGGGGCACCCCAGGCGGGGGGACGCCCGGTGGAGGTACGCCGGGCGGCGGCACGCCAGGCGGGGGCACGCCAGGGTCGGGGGGGTCGCACACGGTCACGGTGACCGACACCACGGGCAAGCCGCTGGTGCCGGCCCAGACGGTGCCGACCAAGCCCGGGTCGACCACCAACCTGTACATCGTCGGTGGCCCCGGCTCCTACAGCTGGCTGTCCCACCAGGCCGCGAACTCGCCCACGTCGGTCAACGCCGGCAACAGCGGGCTGGCCGCGGATGACGATCACCCGCCCGTGCTGGCCATCGGCGCGCTCGGCCTCGCGGTCGGGTCGGCCGGGGTCCTGTTCGGGTGGCAGCGCCGCCGAGCGTGGCTGGCCCGCCGACAGGGATGA
- a CDS encoding nuclear transport factor 2 family protein, with the protein MSFAPADPLEPVDVVERWQRAGEALDSAAAAACLADDVVVISPLTAAFRFRGRARAQEMLHAAFDVIDAIEYHTVVTDPDGRTRALFYRGRCGRQEFEEAQLLRLDAEDRIAEVTLFGRPLPGLTAVMARIGPELVREHRPALAVLFTLATRPLAALTALGERRLVPLADPDRRGRKDRTSGTTR; encoded by the coding sequence ATGTCCTTCGCTCCCGCGGATCCCCTCGAGCCCGTCGACGTCGTCGAGCGCTGGCAGCGCGCAGGGGAGGCCCTCGACAGTGCCGCGGCGGCGGCCTGCCTGGCCGATGACGTCGTCGTCATCTCGCCGCTGACCGCGGCGTTCCGCTTCCGCGGGCGGGCGCGGGCGCAGGAGATGCTGCACGCCGCCTTCGACGTCATCGACGCGATCGAGTACCACACCGTCGTCACCGACCCAGACGGCCGGACGCGGGCGCTGTTCTACCGTGGCCGCTGCGGACGCCAGGAGTTCGAGGAGGCGCAGTTGCTCCGCCTCGACGCCGAGGACCGCATCGCCGAGGTGACCCTGTTCGGTCGCCCGCTGCCGGGGCTCACCGCCGTGATGGCCAGGATCGGCCCGGAGCTGGTCCGCGAGCACCGCCCGGCGTTGGCCGTCCTGTTCACGCTGGCCACCCGCCCGTTGGCCGCGCTCACGGCCCTCGGGGAGCGCCGGCTGGTACCCCTGGCGGATCCGGACCGGCGCGGCCGGAAGGATCGGACCTCGGGAACCACAAGATAA
- a CDS encoding flavin reductase family protein, with protein sequence MPPRPAPSRPAPPRPAPPPASAALVPAAADQAAADQAAATALRRAFRRHAAGVTIVTMNGAQGPVGFTATSVASLSQSPPLVSLSLAAGSSIVPALHAADTLVVHLLAHDQHDLAARFAAPGADRFAAPTRWRPLGTGEPLLIDAAVWLRCRIRQRIPAGDHWLVVAEVVESRAGRSVAPLVYHDGGYGTFVGAAAGGRGDGGGGSGGGSGSGRSVGGPPATDDGDLGIRARQAARPVRPGRTTSTKGGR encoded by the coding sequence GTGCCGCCGCGGCCCGCGCCGTCCCGCCCTGCGCCGCCCCGCCCTGCGCCGCCCCCGGCCTCCGCCGCCCTGGTCCCCGCCGCGGCGGATCAAGCTGCGGCGGATCAAGCTGCGGCGACCGCGTTGCGCCGCGCTTTCCGGCGTCACGCCGCCGGGGTGACGATCGTGACGATGAACGGCGCGCAGGGCCCGGTGGGGTTCACGGCGACGTCGGTGGCGTCGCTGTCGCAGAGCCCGCCGCTGGTGTCGCTGTCCCTGGCGGCGGGCTCGTCGATCGTCCCGGCACTGCACGCGGCGGACACCCTGGTCGTGCACCTGCTCGCGCACGACCAGCATGACCTGGCCGCCCGGTTCGCGGCGCCGGGCGCCGACCGGTTCGCCGCGCCGACACGATGGCGCCCGCTGGGCACCGGGGAACCGCTGCTGATCGACGCCGCGGTCTGGCTGCGCTGCCGGATCCGACAGCGGATCCCCGCGGGCGACCACTGGCTGGTGGTGGCCGAAGTGGTCGAGAGCCGGGCGGGGCGGTCCGTCGCGCCGCTGGTCTACCACGACGGCGGCTATGGCACGTTCGTCGGTGCCGCCGCCGGCGGCCGAGGAGACGGCGGCGGCGGGAGCGGCGGAGGGAGCGGCAGCGGCAGGAGCGTCGGCGGCCCGCCCGCCACGGACGACGGCGACCTGGGCATCCGCGCACGTCAGGCGGCTCGCCCGGTCCGGCCGGGTCGAACCACGTCCACAAAGGGCGGGCGATGA
- a CDS encoding serine/threonine-protein kinase translates to MATDRATGQERRLAGRYRLGRVLGSGGGGVVREGEDTLLRRRVAIKEVRRPAVASPAERAVLSERVLREARAAARLRHPGLVTVYDVLDTDDHTWIVMEYVDGTSLAELIRAAGRLPALEVARIGVSLAYALEAAHRGGVVHRDVKPGNVLVTNDGQARLTDFGIAVTEGDATLTEAGTLVGSPAYIAPERARGARVGAAGDVWGLGATLFTAVEGVPPFQGEGPLAILAAVVEDRRRPFQHSGPLRGILTELLDSDPARRPSLAEARGRLREIADRLEETDHTLDGTLVEIPQLGPDGPDGANGLGGAAPPPASNVSPAAPPSAAGTPAPTGRPGLADRPDGADQPGPVGPAGLDAGASWAARPGSAGEPGQAAAAGPAAASEGGGLDAAGSGAGGRVDAAGSGAAGGLDAAASGGDRAAPRRDPAAPRDHPDGPARRRRIAVLAGVAAVVIAAVAIVLGLVLAGGGSPGSPVAAATTSPATAAPTPAPRSSATATAGSKPSPTTSPSATGPTPAGTPSAPSTASPAVSSAGDNLGALIPDTTDPAEAPDGYTTHRDSSGWSAALPAGWRTSERGNGRVITTAPSGYPDLLIEVQAKAGPSAIGAWHDQEPAVRGSSAGYRRLSIRPADGGAGTSAAIWEFTFTSGGQTIHVLDFGVVRNGHGYGLRWRVPEQGWDAALGQMRTIFASFRPGP, encoded by the coding sequence ATGGCGACCGATCGCGCCACGGGCCAGGAACGTCGGCTCGCCGGTCGCTACCGGCTCGGGCGGGTGCTCGGCAGCGGCGGCGGCGGCGTCGTCCGCGAGGGCGAGGACACCCTGCTGCGCCGTCGGGTGGCCATCAAGGAGGTCCGGCGACCGGCGGTGGCGTCCCCGGCCGAGCGGGCGGTGCTCAGCGAACGGGTGCTGCGCGAGGCCCGCGCCGCGGCCCGGCTGCGTCACCCCGGCCTGGTGACGGTCTACGACGTCCTCGACACCGACGACCACACGTGGATCGTCATGGAGTACGTCGACGGCACCTCGCTCGCCGAGCTCATCCGCGCCGCCGGGCGGCTGCCCGCGCTGGAGGTGGCCCGCATCGGCGTCAGCCTCGCCTACGCCCTGGAGGCCGCCCACCGCGGCGGTGTCGTGCATCGCGACGTCAAGCCCGGCAACGTCCTGGTCACCAACGACGGGCAGGCGCGGCTCACCGACTTCGGCATCGCCGTCACCGAGGGGGACGCGACCCTGACCGAGGCGGGGACGCTCGTCGGCTCGCCCGCCTACATCGCCCCCGAGCGGGCCCGCGGCGCCCGCGTCGGCGCCGCCGGGGACGTGTGGGGGCTCGGCGCGACCTTGTTCACGGCGGTCGAGGGGGTGCCGCCGTTTCAGGGCGAGGGCCCCCTGGCCATCCTCGCGGCCGTGGTGGAGGACCGGCGTCGGCCGTTCCAGCACAGCGGCCCCCTGCGCGGGATCCTCACCGAGCTGCTCGACTCCGATCCGGCGCGGCGGCCGTCGCTCGCCGAGGCCCGTGGCCGGCTCCGCGAGATCGCCGACCGGCTGGAGGAGACCGACCACACCCTCGACGGCACGCTCGTGGAGATCCCGCAGCTTGGCCCGGACGGCCCGGATGGCGCGAACGGCCTGGGGGGCGCGGCCCCGCCGCCGGCGTCGAACGTGAGTCCGGCCGCGCCCCCCTCCGCAGCCGGTACACCGGCCCCCACCGGCCGGCCTGGTCTCGCGGATCGGCCTGACGGCGCCGACCAGCCCGGCCCGGTCGGGCCGGCTGGTCTCGACGCTGGGGCGAGCTGGGCTGCCCGGCCCGGCTCCGCGGGCGAGCCCGGCCAGGCCGCTGCGGCGGGTCCGGCCGCCGCCTCCGAAGGCGGCGGGCTCGATGCAGCCGGGTCCGGCGCCGGCGGCCGGGTCGATGCGGCCGGGTCCGGGGCCGCCGGCGGGCTCGATGCGGCCGCGTCCGGCGGGGACCGGGCTGCGCCGCGCCGGGACCCGGCCGCGCCACGTGACCACCCGGACGGGCCGGCGCGTCGGCGGCGGATCGCGGTGCTCGCCGGGGTCGCGGCCGTGGTGATCGCCGCCGTGGCGATCGTGCTCGGCCTGGTCCTCGCGGGCGGTGGCTCACCCGGATCCCCGGTGGCTGCCGCCACGACATCGCCGGCCACCGCCGCCCCGACGCCTGCACCGCGCAGCTCGGCGACGGCCACGGCAGGGTCGAAGCCGTCCCCGACGACGTCGCCGTCCGCAACCGGCCCGACGCCGGCGGGCACGCCGTCCGCGCCGTCCACCGCCTCGCCCGCCGTGTCGTCGGCCGGCGACAACCTCGGCGCCCTCATCCCGGACACGACCGACCCCGCGGAGGCACCCGACGGGTACACCACCCACCGGGACAGCAGCGGATGGTCGGCCGCGCTACCCGCCGGCTGGCGGACCTCCGAGCGCGGCAACGGGCGGGTGATCACCACCGCGCCGTCCGGCTACCCGGACCTGCTCATCGAGGTGCAGGCGAAGGCGGGTCCCTCCGCCATCGGCGCCTGGCACGACCAGGAACCCGCGGTCCGCGGGAGCTCCGCCGGCTACCGCCGCCTGTCCATCCGGCCCGCGGACGGCGGCGCCGGGACCAGCGCCGCGATCTGGGAGTTCACGTTCACCTCCGGCGGGCAGACCATCCACGTCCTCGACTTCGGCGTCGTCCGCAACGGGCACGGCTACGGGCTGCGTTGGCGCGTGCCCGAGCAGGGCTGGGACGCCGCCCTCGGCCAGATGCGTACGATTTTCGCCTCGTTCCGCCCCGGCCCCTGA